The genomic DNA tttttaattgtaataaTGCTGATGATGAATTTGATGCCAATGACATTGCTGACCTGCTGCCAGATGCATTTGACTTTGGCACGGAGGAAGACTTCTCACACATGGAAGCCCAGTTTGAGGAGTTCATTCAATCTTCAGAAGCCGAAGAAGCAAATAAACCATCTCACCTTGCTTTGAATGGAACGTCGGGAAATGGTTCAGCTATGGATGAACTCTTATTGGCACAGcgcctgatttttttttttcccatccagcatttcaattattatatttttctggATTGATTTTCATATCATATCTGAGTAGTCTCTAAAGGTATTAAGTTGGGGTTTGAGTTGCAGGTTCAGCTGTGGGGATGGATGTGAATGCACTGATGAAATTTACAAATGAAAGGGGTCCCAAGTCTCTGGCAGAACCAGCAAAGTATCAGGAGAAAGCAGGCAGGTGCATGAGCCCAAAATGCAGCCCTCGGCCCATCCAGCAGCCCCGCTGAAGGGTGTCAGCTTTGCCAGGGTTCCAGTTAGCAGATCATCCAAGGGGGTCCGAAAATAACTTTCTTAATGTAGCTTCTGTATAGAGCTAGGTTGCGTCCAACTCGTGTATCCCTTCCTATTCAGTCTCATGTATTTTTCTTCCACTTAACAATAGAAACTTCCcagaaaatgtattaaaaaaaagtttcaaatgaatgaaaaaagaaaaaaccctaaaatttgtGTTCATGCTCCCCTCCCATTTTCTCTGTAAAATCTGCAAGAGAAATTCTAATGGTATCATGTTGTCAAGTCCGTTTCAACCTTCACGTAGCGTTGCAAAACGTCATATTATTGTGCAAGTTCAGTAATGACATCCACATCATCTGCACTCCCAAGATAGTGCGGGTGGCGGAGGGGAGCTATTTCATGCTGATGATGATTGGggtattttaagattttaagaTAGCCAACTTCAGCCTGAACAAGCTTGAAGTGGAGAACAATCATAGAACCGCAACACTACTTTATGGGAGTGGATTGATCGAAAATCTATTAGGCATCATCAAGGGCAAAAACCAAACTAAATTTTGGCAGCAGGAGAGGATCCCCCTATAAATTACTATTTCTGGAAAATGAAACATTGCCGGGCTGCTCCTTTTTTTACCTCTCTTCAGTTTCCCTGGATAATTTTTGGTACAACCCATTTCAACCATGCAATGCAGCCGTTCTACTAATAAATGGCACTAAGATTATGTTATTGTTCcttagaagaaaatgaaaatgcttCTGTTGATAGTACAAGGATATACATCTCAACTAACATTGTTTCACACTACCTCTCATTGATCCCATCTTCCACCAGAAGGAAGGACACTGCATCAAAAATCCTTTTCTAGATCTGGAAAATTACACATTGATGGTGGTTAGCTCAACCATGTCAAAAAAGTGTCAAATATACTGTTTTTTACTTTGGCCAAAAGCCACCAAAATCTATTTCCTATTGAATCCTCCAGTTTCTCTCATCTATATGTTTAACCATGTTGCTGACAGGAAGAGTGACAAACTGACAGCCTTCACTTAACTTTCAAGTAGACATCTCTGAAAGGGATGTTGTACTCTCCTCTTGATCTCTTTTCCTTGCTTCAGCTTCAAGTTTAGATTGATTGCCAATGGCATCAGATATAGCCTTTGGTAGCCAAAACCCAGGTCTCTCAAGGAATGGTGCTCGATCAAGAACCAAAGGTTCGCGTAGAATTACCTCAATGCCATCATATGTCCATAATGCCAATGTTGCTTCACCTTTGAGACCCAACGAGAACCAACCCAAGCCAGCTACTGCAATATCTATGCTGTTCACATCCCAGCTTGCTCCAGACACTTTGATTTCTTGCTCTTCCCATTTTCCTATTTCTGAAACTCGATCCACTCTGATAGGAGGCTGAGATAAGAAACCAGCAAGAAGAAacatctaaattaaaattttctgtAGGAACATTTAAGAGCTTAACAAATTCATGATACCAACATAAGAAACAATGGAGCAGACACTTATTCCTGGATAACATgcatttctttaaaatataatctataGATCTGTATATCACTTTCATAAGTAGGATATTGTAGCAGTGTTACTCTTTAACCGCTATTGGGAAGAAAATTTTTTAGTTGGCATACAACTCTAATAAGTCATAATAGTACTTCAGTTGCAGGGTAAATCTTAACCTCCATTTCTAATTTAGAACATCTCTTGATTTTCAAAGTTATTTTACTTTAAGAATAAAGGTGGCTATCACAGGGAACTTGATGCAGTTGGTTAAGCTCCAGCCTCCCctaattaaatcaaagaacaaaatatttataaaatatcaaacttGGGTTTTAACCAAGCAAATTACTATTTTATGCATCACTGGACCAAAAGTTCAAAGTGCGGGTCCTGTTGAGAATCGCACGGAACCATATGGAAAGTAATGACCCTACTCGTGCAAACCAATAGAGAGattgcatctttttttttttatcagagatAGAGAGGTTGCATCTTATTTGGACAATATATATCAACAAATTAATAAGTCTTATTTGATGGATGATAGGACCAAAATTTCAGGAGAAAGCAGAGACCAATAAGTGCCACATGGAAGTCATAGAACCATATCAACAATGATAATACTATTTCTGCAAACTGATAGAGAGATGGTATCTTATTTGGGCAAAAACTTACCTGCAACCTAACTCCAACATGCTTTCTCCAGATTTCATCAGCATTTTCTATCTTCCCCATGTGTAGAGAAACATTTGGTGATGCCCAAATTGTGACATAAATTGTTTCCACTGAAGCCTGATTAAGGTCTAATCTCATTAAGCCACCAACATGAACAGCCTGCCCAGCCTGCAAAGTAAACATGCAAAGCACATTAGATCCATCGGCAGGCTGTATTCTAATGGAACTAGTGCCTTCCAAATCGAATAAATACACCATGGTGTCTACAGATAGAAGCTTCCTTGCCAATGATGTGATAAATGATCGAGAGAAAAATCACAAAACATGACactaaaaatactaaaaaggaggaaaaaaaaaacttcacatTTTCTACAGAAATATCAAGAGAGCTTAGTGTTATGATAAAAGATTCTCCAATTTTCCTCCTTCCACATATACCTTAGTTGTTGACTCATGTTTTCTTAAGCATTCATCTTAATCCCATTTGTAATAGGACAAAGTTAGTATGATTAAGAAAGTGAACATTGCACCTTAATGTGCAGTCAATTTAGATAACCCTTGGTCTTTTGTTGGATGCTCAAGCTACTTAAAATGTGACAATCTCTGACCTGGCAGACAAGCATGATTATCAAACCCGTTCATCATGCCGAGTctggaaaaattttgaaaaccaaagctCACTTTATCAAATAAAAACCAGAACTTCAAGTGGAAGAACCACAAGAAGAACTAAAAGCTAATAATAAAGTCAGGTTCACATGTCCCTCAGATATcatttaaagacaaaaaaaaaaaaacaaaaaaaaaagtccaggGATCTGGATTCAAATGGCATTTGTAGTGTTCTCCATGCCATTCAATACAACTAGGCATTAGATCTCTAAGTAGTTGTTGACAGCAGtcaaattttatattacttGTCATAAGCTTCTGCAAGTTATTCTCAGTAAGTACTTAATGAAACATTTGTGTTTCTATCTGTATAGAAAGATTTGGTCCTAACAAGGAAGCAGTTATGATAACACACAGCTTACCTTCATCCTATAAGTCCGAGGCTGTAGCTCCTTCCGTATCTCAGCCATTTTCTGCTCATCCCTATTCAATCTCATGGACATTAAATATGGATGGAGAAGCCCTGGGGTGTCATACATCTTCGCCTT from Vitis riparia cultivar Riparia Gloire de Montpellier isolate 1030 chromosome 8, EGFV_Vit.rip_1.0, whole genome shotgun sequence includes the following:
- the LOC117920298 gene encoding protein EARLY RESPONSIVE TO DEHYDRATION 15, with protein sequence MALVTGGRSTLNPNAPLFIPAAFRQVEDFSPEWWQLITTSTWFRDYWLSQHQEEDIFNCNNADDEFDANDIADLLPDAFDFGTEEDFSHMEAQFEEFIQSSEAEEANKPSHLALNGTSGNGSAVGMDVNALMKFTNERGPKSLAEPAKYQEKAGRCMSPKCSPRPIQQPR